A region from the Etheostoma spectabile isolate EspeVRDwgs_2016 chromosome 9, UIUC_Espe_1.0, whole genome shotgun sequence genome encodes:
- the calr gene encoding calreticulin — translation MTALSLLLMAVSAASVLAESTVFFREQFEDGDAWKSRWVESKHKSDYGNLVLSAGKFYGDAEKDKGLQTSQDARFYALSSRFDDFSNQGQPLVIQFTVKHEQSIDCGGGYIKLFPSGLNQEDMHGDSVYNIMFGPDICGPGTKKVHVIFNYKGKNHLINKDIRCKDDEYSHLYTLIVNPDNTYEVKIDNKKVESGNLEDDWDFLPPKKIKDPEAKKPEDWDDREKISDPDDNKPEDWDKPENIPDPDAKKPDDWDEEMDGEWEPPMVANPDYKGEWKPREINNPAYKGIWIHPEIDNPEYTADSEIYKYDSFGVIGLDLWQVKSGTIFDNFLITNDPNLAEEVGNDTWGKTKDAEKKMKESQEEEERKKREEDDQQKKDEAKEEDEEDEEEKDEDQDEEEDEEEEEGEEQEEEEEDDEGTDSKLKDEL, via the exons ATGCCTGGAAGAGTCGCTGGGTGGAATCCAAGCACAAGTCAGACTACGGAAACTTGGTCCTGAGTGCAGGAAAGTTCTATGGCGatgcagagaaagacaaag GTCTGCAGACGAGCCAGGACGCCCGCTTCTACGCCTTGTCATCCCGTTTTGATGACTTCAGCAACCAGGGCCAGCCTCTGGTTATCCAGTTCACTGTGAAACATGAGCAGAGCATCGACTGTGGCGGAGGCTACATTAAACTGTTCCCCTCTGGCCTCAACCAGGAGGACATGCACGGAGACTCGGTCTACAACATCATGTTCG GTCCTGATATTTGTGGCCCTGGCACAAAGAAGGTTCATGTCATATTCAACTACAAAGGCAAGAACCACCTGATTAACAAGGACATCAGATGCAAG GACGATGAGTACTCCCACTTGTACACACTGATAGTCAACCCTGACAACACTTATGAGGTCAAGATCGACAATAAGAAGGTCGAGTCTGGCAATCTGGAGGATGACTGGGACTTCCTGCCTCCCAAAAAGATTAAGGACCCTGAAGCCAAAAAGCCAGAGGACTGGGATGACAGGGAGAAGATTTCCGACCCCGATGATAATAAACCAGAG GACTGGGACAAGCCTGAGAACATCCCAGATCCTGATGCTAAAAAGCCCGATGACTGGGATGAAGAGATGGACGGAGAGTGGGAGCCTCCTATGGTCGCTAACCCTGATTACAAG GGTGAGTGGAAACCCAGAGAGATCAACAATCCTGCCTACAAGGGCATATGGATCCACCCTGAGATTGACAACCCGGAGTACACAGCCGACTCTGAGATCTATAAATACGATAGCTTCGGTGTGATTGGACTCGATTTGTGGCAG GTCAAGTCTGGTACCATCTTTGATAACTTCCTCATCACCAACGACCCAAACCTGGCAGAGGAAGTAGGCAATGACACATGGGGTAAAACTAAG GACGCAGAGAAGAAGATGAAGGAAagccaagaggaggaggagagaaagaaacggGAGGAAGATGATCAGCAGAAGAAAGACGAGGCaaaggaggaagatgaggaggatgaggaggagaaagatGAAGACcaagatgaggaggaagatgaagaagaagaggagggggaagagcaggaggaggaagaagaggacgATGAAGGCACAGACTCTAAACTCAAGGATGAGTTGTAA